tatggcccactactgctcttaaccaaaagcattcctgagttgcttcatgtaaggcgagaatttcagcatggttagacaaaGTTGCAACTAAGGACTGTTTAGTTGACTTCCAAGAGATTGCAGTGCCTCCAACGATAAAGACATAAtccgtttgagaacgcgccttgtgcggatcggataagtatccagcgtcggcataaccaataaggtaagaatcaacccgatgagcatagggtgcggcatcaagaatcaacccgatgagcatagggtgcggcatcactcgaggatttgtagagatagaacaagcccaaatccgtagtacccttaaggtaacggaagatgccTTTCACGCCAGTCTAGTGTCTGtgtgttggtgcattgctgtatcttgccaaaagattaacagcgaaggtgTCAGGTCtaatgcattgagctaagtacaataaagtgcctatcacacttagataaggaacttcaggctccaaaatctcttcatcatcctctttcggacggaagggatctcgttttacatctagcgtacgaacgaccataggagtactcgaagactttGCTTTATCCTCATTCAAACGGTGCAACActttttgggtgtagttcgattgatgtactaggattccatccgaacaatgctctatatCGAGACTGAGACAGTAttgagtcttacctagatctttcatctcaaattccgacttcaagTGCGAAGCAATTCTCGTGAGCTCTTCaagagttccgatgagattcatgtcatcgataTATATTGcctgacttcttaatgaacacacaagggcatagtttgttgttcagatatccctgactagtcaaatactcacttagacgattataccacattcttctggattgtttcaaaccgtaaaGTGatcgcctcagccgaattgagagcgtgttctgggatttagaaatatttgaaccagtcaatgtaagtcatttgggaactttcatataaatttccgtatgaagatccccatagagatacgcggttactacgtccatcagctgcatatccagtttttcagaaactaccaaactgataaggtagcaaaaagtaatcacatccataacgggtgagtaagtttcgtcatagttaATCCCAAGGCGTTgcgagaaaccttgtgctacaagacgaactttgtaacgcacaatcttgttcttctcattacgcttctgaacgaaaacccatttgtagccaacggtcttcacatgtggaggagtaggaactacaggtccaaacaccttacgcttcgcaagtgaatcgagtttgacttggattacttgtttccagtttgaccaatcagctctacgtcaacattcatcaacggaacacggttcaatgtcatcactcaacatgatctcagtagctactgcaaatgctaatgcatcgtcgacaatcatctcagtTCTACGCAACACATGAtttaagctagcataatagaccgaaatctcacgattctcgggaggaggattcgtctcttcaaagACGCTTCTGTGATCTAGAATTTTCTCATGAGTTAGGTAGAATGAGTAaacgatagtcggattcacggtaggctcttcaggaccttatgccatggttttcctcttctgagggtgtgaatcctttgaaccaagaggtctgccacgcttttgtgtaagggtagatgattggctagccgctaatgtacgtggatcaccagaattggcgtcctGGGCTTCCAGAAGTGCAGTCCgttgtacatttggtacatccatctttgcaagcGTATTcgtagctggaatatgtgatcttgtcatgctcgctagatcggtgaaagcatctggcatgctctgagctatgctctggagatctaatatgcgctgcattTCCTCTTCggactgagcggtgcggggatctaaatgagataaagtgggagtcgtccacaataattcgcgtcgttcattaggaatgttgacattcttatctccccttaacggtgggaagattgtctcatagaagtgacaatctgcgaaacgagcggtaaacagatcgcctgtcaaaggttctaagtaacgaataatcaaaggagaatcatatccgacatagattcccatgcTTCATTGATgcccccatttttgtacgtaagggcgacGAGATCGGCATATATACCGCACAACCAAAGatgcgcagatgcgatatgtcgggttcgcatccaGTGACCCAACTGaggggcactaaatggttgtgtcgcaacatgctttaggcggaccaactttgcttTAAATAACTTCCATTTTACCCTTTTCGGCCATCTCCTTCAACAAACTTGACTTTCTGAACTCCCAAAACTCTTGCATTCTCAGCCCTTTCTTGCCTCAATCTCCAGTCActctttcattattttttctCGAATTCAACAATTGTTCCTAGATCGTGCCCTGCATGCAAGTTTGAAGAAGGGATTGTCACTCTGCGCCGTTAGCTCAACGACCTTTATAGCCCTCAAGTTGGCCATAATTTGTCCATTTTCTTCAAGGAAGAGGGAGTACACTTACTGGGGCATGCCTGGACTGCCCGAGTTCCCGTTACGGTGGAAAATAACATGCTCGTTGCTAACTAGTTCACCCCTAACCTTTACGATGCCGAGGCTGGAACTTCTTCCTCAAAGTGGTCTAACTTCAAGAGGGATTTCCCCTTAATGAATGATGAAGCCTGGTCTAAGTTGGTGGATAAACTAGAGCCCATCTAGAAGCAGAAATGGATGGCAAATGGCATCTATGAGCTCATCATGATGTCTAAGATCACTATTCCCATCAAGCACGAGCTTCTCTTAACCGCTCTTCTTTTTTAGAACATAGGGACCAACACTTTTAACTTTAGAGCGGGCCTCATGTCTCCTACCATTCTGGATATAGGTTAGGTCTTTGGTTTGCGGCCATCAGACAGGTGTATAGACATTGCACATGACTGGTAATCCCCCTCTTGCCCAGTTGCTGAAAGCTTAGAGACTTCTCAGTTCATCACTAGCTTGGAATATAACCTTACCACCTTCAAGAGTTATGATACCTCATTCGTGGGCTTCATTCCTTTTGCCAAGAAGATGTTTAACCTGCCTTCTCCCATTGCTGACCCAACTTAGAAACACATGTACCTTTTCCTCTATTGGTTGAATAAGCATGTGTTGCCCAATAAATCTAAAGGCATAAAGATGGAATGGATTCCTTAGGTAGAGGTGTTGCATTCCTTCGATGATGTCGCCACCGGTCATTCTAGCATATATCTATCATCTTCTTTATAAGATGACAAGGGACCAGCCCTTCGAGACTAATATCAATAGAGCTACTTGGATGGTAGGGCTTTAGCTTCAATGATACTTCCCAGAGTTTTAGGCTACCAATATGGAGTTTCTAGAGGGAGTAGTTCCCTTCCGAATTCTGGTAAAAGCGCCCACCACCAACCACTCCACCTTAGCCCACCTCTATTTCTTCAAAATATGTAGGACTCGGGCTGATTTGAAATGTTGTACCTTAGTGCTCAGGAGATACCCTTGGTTCTCGGACAACCTCTTCCAAGATTCATTTCGGGGGGATGCCAACAGCTTTtgtaaggagaaattttgttaGCTGCATCCAGCAAAAGGACTTGGCCTGGGGAGTCTAGAGTGACAGGGCAGGCTATAAATGTGGGTTGGAGGTTTACCACCCCAACTCCTGTGGTAGGCAACTGAGTTTAGACAGGCAGTCCCAATCCCCTTCTTTGATTTTGTCTAGTGTGGAACTTCATATCGTCTCCGTTCTCATTCAGAGGCTACATTTCAAGCAAGCATGTGCAACTTGTAAGTAATGAGCGAGATAGCTTCCAAACCTGTAACCCTCAATTTGGAGTGTACATCTCTGTTCACCACTTAGTGGGAGGCCAAGTGGTCTAGTAAGTATGATGAAGATCTTAGAGAAGCCCAAATTAAGCTTTTTGGGCAGGTCTTCTTCAAGTCCCTTCCCaagaaagaagaatttgaaAGTTGGAAAGAGGACATCAATCAGAAAAACAAACTTATGTTGATAGGTAACCTATATTGCTGCTTCTTTTTTTACttcatatttttatagtttGTGATTGCTTAACTCTTTCTTTGATCTTACAGCCCAAGGCAACCCTGATGAAGTGCATGTTAGGCTAGAAAAAAAGGCTGTTGATGCCTTGATTCTTCAAGAGGCTGCTATAGAGGTAGCTAGGCAAAAAGTAGGCTTTAGCTATGTTTCTGAGGATGATGGGGACATCTCTATGATGTTCAGTGAATCAGAGACAGAAGCTGGGCCCGAAGCAGAGACCAGGGCTTCTTGTCGGGTAAGATCTGTTGTTGTAGAATCTTCTGATTCTGAGCCCGAGGGGAGGCCCTAAGCTAGACTTGATTTCCCTGCTCTAAGAGCTACTTCAACCAAGAAGAGAACCAAGTCTCAGACGTTTCAAGCTTCTAAATCTCTTTCTGCCCTTCCAAATGAAGTAGGTAGGAAAAAACAGAAGTCTGCCGGTAAGTGATTCAATcttgatttttctttatttaattttatctcCTTAAGTTTTAAGCTAATCATATCTTTCCTTGTGATTAAGACCTGTTATCAACAAAAACTTGGACTCTACCCCTTAGGAGATAGAGGCAAGTGCAGAGATGCAGCAAAGCGATAAGAAGGTCATTGCTAAGATCTTAAAAGAGTTGAAGGTAGCCTCTCGAACTTTGAGTATTTAATTCATTCAGAAGTTCACTCCTCTTAAATTTAGCTAGTTTCTTGATGCTTTCCAATACAGGCTTCCAAAGCAAAAAGGAATTCTCAAACAGAGCCTTCTTCACCTCCAACCCGACTTGtgcatctttcttcttctcggGCTGAGCCTTTAAAGGTAAAATTCTTCTTCTCAAAACTTGTCAACTTTATATTTTTAAGTCCTAAGTACTGACTTTACTTTTCCTATTTTCTAGGTAAGGGGAGACACCTCAGCACCTTAGGTTGGGCAAGCACcatctcattcttcttctttcattcCTCCACCAATGGTAGTGATACCTACCTCCTAGTTCAATCTAACAACTGGAGAAATGCTTCACTTCGTAGAAGATGATAATACCTTtgtaagttttattttattctgcCATTCTAATCTTTTCTTAATGTCTTTTCTTTTTGAATTTATGCTCTGTACTTTGTCTTTGCCAGTCTTCCCCCTTACCAGAGACTACCACTTAACTAACATCAATCGCTTAGCAGCCTATAGTCTCTAAGATACCAGTTGTCTCAGAGGCGACTAGTTTCAAGGTATCTCATGCTCTTCTTCAGGCAAGCCAACCAACTTCTTCCAAGACAGCTGTAGCAACACATTATTCTTCCAAAGCATAAGGCCCCTCTCAGGTACAAACATACTCGcaaacttgtcttttcttagttcgGGTCCAAATTGCTTCATTAACTTGTCTTCCATCTATGTTGATGTTGCCACTGCTGTTGCTGCCTTCGGTGGTGTTGGTGTGATATATCATCATCTGGCTTTTCTTCTAGCCACAACCTCTTTGCTCGAATGAGTTAGAAAGTTTGGGCAAATTAGGACAAAGCTGAGATCCCCAAGGTGCCCCTCTGAGCCTTAGCATCTTTAAGATCAATGTAGGGTCTTCATAGAATGGATGCAGAAGACTTTTCTACCTCCTTCAGCCTCAAGGCTCTTCAAGAGGCTAAAAGAGATCTCACTGATTTATACCAAGCTTAACAGATGACTAAGGTGCAGTATGAGTCTTTCATCTCCTTCTTTGAAAATCTGAGGGCTTTGAGGGATCAACATCTCAAGGCTGAGAGGCAAGCAAACAGAGTAAGGTGCTATAAGGAGAAGCACACTACGACTTCCCATACTTTGCAGCAGCTGGTGAAAGAGGGCTCGACCATGGAGGATCGAATAATGGTGGTAGCCGTTGAGTTCTAGAGGCTGGAAGAACAACTATCTGCTCTAAAGGCTGAACATATGACCCTTTCAAGCAAGATATACAAAAAGATTGAGGAACTGAAGATAGTCAATCATGAAGTGGAGGAATCTGAAGCTTAGTTAGCCAACAACAACATAGCCTTAGAAGAACTGGGTTGTATTTTTACCATTATGCAGACTTATAATTATAGGAGAGCTGCCTTGGCTAAAGATGCAATCCTGTTAGGCTAGGGCCTCTGTACTTCTCCAAATTATTGAATAAAAAGATCTTTCATTGCTTCACTAATTTacttactttttttcttttttttttctaatagcAACAACTActttaaacacataaaaatgGCTTTCACTTCTTCTTTAAGTATTAGACTTCACTAACATAACAGTCTCTAACATCCCAAAGAGTTGGGTGGAACTTTTTCAGAAATTTAGCATTGAATGGATGTTTCTGTAAGTCTCCCTCTaaatctgccaagtaataccccatatgTCTAATACTTTGGTAATTGCAAAAGGGTCTTCCCAAGTGGGACTCCATTTCCTAAAACCTCTAACTTGAGCTCTCAATGGCAGAATTGTTTTCCATACCAATTCTCCTTATTTGAAAGTCTTCAGTCTTACTTTCTTGTTACAGGCTTGGGCAATAACCTTTTTCCCTTCTTGGATCTTGTTTAGAGCTTCAATTTAGGCAACATCCAAtcttcaattccttgacacCTAACCTGAATGAATTCATCACTGTGTAAGCCAAATTGGTTATGAATCCTCAAAAAACTCATATCAATCTCCATAATGAGCACTGCATCTCGCCTGAATGTTAACGCATAAGGAGTGGTCCCAGTTTCTACTATTTTAAAGGTTCTGTAAGCCCAAAAAGTATTTTCCAACTTCTCATGCACCATTTTGGGCTATATGTCACCATTCTTTTAATGATGTTCACCAATATCTTGTTGCTCGCTTCTGCTTGACCATTAGATTTGGGGTAATAAGGGTTAGACTGAATCATCGTTATCTTGAACTTAGCTGCAAACTCTTCTACTTCTTTTGAGATAAATGATGGGCCTCTGTATGTAACAATCATTTCCGGTACCCCATATCTATGTAGGATTTTGGTCTCAATAAACCTTTTTACAGTAGCTGAATTAATTGCCTTCACAGCTGAAGCCTtaacccacttagtaaagtaatcagtcAGCACAATTATGAAAGTGTGTCTTTTGTTGGAAGTTGGGTATATTTGTCCAATAAAGTCCATGGTCCACCCTCTGAAAAGCCATGACTTTACTACTATATTCAAAGGCACTGATAATGTATGCTTGAAGGGTCCATGCTtttgacattcttcacatcctcTAGCATAAGCATTGCAATCTTTCTCCATGTTGGGCTAGAAGTAGCCATATCTTCTTAGTGACCATCTCATCTTTGTCCCTGCTTGGTGTGCTTCACAAATACCTTCATGTACCTCAGCCATCACTCTCATTGACTCTTCCAGACCCAAGAATTTCAACAAAAACCCATATGGAGTCTTTCTCAAGAAAGTTTTATCCCACATAACAAACTTAGTTGCCTGTCGTCTAATATTCTTACTAGTGGGAAGAGAAAGATCTTTCAAATACTGAATGATAGATGTTTTCCAGTCCTTCATCTTAGGTTCTTTAGTCATTACATCCAGGCTAAATCCCCTTTCAAAGATACCAGAGAGACTTCTCCTTTGTATCTCTACTTTCATCTCAGGCCTACTTGAACCTATGCTCCATAAACCTTCTGTGCCATTTCATTGGCAATCACATTTGCTTCTCTAGGAATATGGTTAATTATTGCTTTATTGCCCTAATAATCTAATAATTGAGTAGTTATCAGGTAATACCCTACCATTGTGATATGTTTGCACTTGTACTCtccatttaattaattaatcaccaACTCAGAATCACCATATACTTCTATTTCAGCTGCCCCCAACTCTATTAGGATTTCTAAGCCAATAATCAGTGCCTCATACTTTGCCCTGTTGTTGGTAGTATCCTTGTAATCTAGAAGGAACGAGTAGCAATGTTGAATCCCTTTTGGATTAATGATGACAATTCCAACTCCTGCAGCATGTTGTGTGCATGATCCATCGAAATATAATCTCCAGTGAGTGATCCATAGGCTAGTTATTGTTTTTACTTCTTGCTTGATCCATTCTTCCTTGTCCGAATAAGCTTTACTAGGTGGGATCCAAAGGCTAGCTATTTCCAGAGTTTCAGGGATGTTGACAAGTTCCTCATTGGATTCTTGGTTCTCAACTAAGAAGTCTGTAATTGCTTGTCCCTTTACTGCCTTCTGAGGTACGTACTAAAAAATAAACTCTGATAGTACTAAGATCCCCTTCCAAATTCTTCCAATTAGCATTAGCTTGGACAACATGTACTTGATCGTATAAGTTTTGGCAATTATATGGATATGGCAAGGCAACATGTAGTGCCTTAATTTGCTAGCAGTGAAGTACAAGGCTAAGCATAACTTTTCAATTGGGATATATTTTGTTTCTACCTCGGTAAGAATCCTACTGAGGTAGTATATTGCCTACTTCTTTCCCCATTTATTATTCTGAGCCAATAAACTCTCTATTGATTTCTCGGATGCTGAGATGTAGAGCTTCAAAGGTTTCCCTCTCTGGGGAGACATGAGCACTAGAGGAGAGGCTAGGCAAGTCTTTACTTTATCAAATGCCTCTTGGTGTTAAGGGCCCCACTCAAATTTATCTTGATTCTTCAATCTTAACAAATGAGTCAACGATTGGATCTTGCCCGCAAGATCAGCAATGAATCTTCTCAAAAAGTTAATCTTCCCTAGCAGCCTCTATAATTGCACTTTGTTAGTGGGGGTAGGTGATTCCATTTTAGGCCTAGCCTTGTTCTTGTCCACTTTCACACCTCTTTAATGGACCAGGAACCTTAGAAAGTTACCCGATTTAACCCTAAAGGCACACATTCTAGGATTCATCTTCAACTTGTGGGTTCTCATTCTCAGCAAGGCATGTTTAAGTCTTTCAGGTGCTGATCTTCAGTTCTAGACTTCACCATAATGTAATCAATGTATACCTCCATCTTATGCCCGatcaaatcatgaaaaatagCATTCATCGCCATTTGGTAAGGAGCACCAACATTTTTCAGCCCGAAGGGCATGACAACGTATTCATAAGCTCCTATATGTCCTGAGCATCAGAATGTTGTCTTATGTATGTCTCAtttagccatttttatctgattatacctAACATTTCCATCCATGAAAGATAATACTTTGTGTTTTGCAACTGCATCGATGGATGGGTCAGCTATAGGCATAGGGTACTCATCATTGGAAATTGCTTCGTTAATATTTCTATAATCAACACAACATCGAATGACATTAGTTACAGCTTTCAGTACATGTACAATGTTAGCTAACCACTCTACATATTTTGCAGGCCTAATAAAGCCTGCCTTTATTAGCCTCTCAATTTAATCTTtaactttttcttctatttcttttgACATTCTCCTTGGTGCTTGCTTTACAGATTTGTACCCTTCTTTAATAGGTATTCTATGCTCTACTAAACTAGAGTTTAATCCAGGCATTTTTGTGTAATGCCATGCAAAACAGTCTTTCAATTCATGTAGAATATCAACTATCTTTGCCTAATCTCTGGCTTCCAGTAGGCCACTGAGTTGTATTGGCCTTAGATCCTCATCAATTCCCAAATTAATGGTTTCTAAGGGGTCTTGAACTTCGGGTGTTGGTTTATCGGGTTCTgtagaaaaaaattatattgacTTTAGAGCCTCGGGCTCATCCTTCGATCAATCCAAGTCATATATACATTCTGCAATATGGATAGCCACCTTCACTTCTTCATGTGGTTGGCCGCTTTCACTTCTTCTTCCAAAATTTCCCTTCATTGGTCATCTTTGGTGCTTGAAGCTCATTCTCCCTACTGTCATTTCTTTGACTAAGCTTTCATTgatctctcttccttctctcttatAGTCCAACAGTTTCTTGATTAAAGACCTAATTGCTATTACTTGGTCCTTTCTCTTTTAGTCTATCACCATTGGTGTTGGCGAGCAGGGACAATATGAGGCATGTCTTATTCCTCCTGCATGAGAGAAAGTCTTTGTTCTAAGAGTTTTTGGGCCATCACCTTGGTAGGATGGTCATTCTGATCAGCACCTAGACATTGTAGGATCCCAACATTGGGATTATAGAAATTAGCTTCAGCAACATTAGCTGTAAACAGAAATGGTCGTGACTTAACCTCCACTATCTACTAAAATCCTTGTTATACACTAATGGGTTCTTGATGGACGACAACTTTTTGGTGCAAGGTAGATGGTACAAACAAACTCTGGTGTATCCAATCCCTTCCCAGTAATGCCCTATAAGTAGAGCTGTTGTTCACCACAAAAAATGCCAACATAATCTTCTTGGATCCTAAATTTACTTTTAAGGGCAGTATCCCATGAGTTTTGGTAATGGCCCCAGAAAAACTAACATTGTGAGATCATTAGGTATAAGGTATTCTTCACCTCCGCAAAGTCTCTTTATCTATTTAAGTGGTAGCACATTAACTTCTGCCCCCCATCTATCAACACCTTTTTAAAGAGAACTCCTTCCAAACGAGTTGTCACATATATGGGCTTTAGATGGTTTACTAAGACTATACTTGGCCTTTTGAACaccattttattaaaataaactatctCGCTTTTTTTGTGTAGGATCGGGTAAGTCTACCAAGTTTGATTCCTCCTTACTAACTTCTTCAATGTTTACAAGTGCCATCATTGGCTCTTGTGCCAAATAATCATCCTCTATTACTGTTGGTTGATTTGGTTCTGCACAGAACATGGATGATAATACATAGGTTATGTTTACATGAAAGTTGCTAGGTCCAGGTGTTCATTCCTTCTTCTCCCTAATCTAGCACAGAAACTGATCCATTCATGCTTGGGCATCTTTGGTTAACATCAACTCGGGCACTTCCTCTTCTCCTATTGCGTTGAAATCATGTAGCTGTCTTGGAGTTTCAAAGGGAACATCCTCATGTGGTAGTGGAGGCATCCCTTTTTCAGGAGAAATGGTTCCAAAACAAATAGGCTTTGGATTCCAACCTGGTGTAGGTACCATTACCATGCTCTCTTAAGCTCTTCTTAATATTATGTACTTCCCTGGATGAGGGTTTCGAGGAACATGATCTCTTCCACCTTCATCCTTGCTATTAGCCCTCtctacttctttcttgcttctccaactgagtcatttttctcctttttgggTCAACTtctcaaacttaacattttcagAAGCTTCTGAAATAGCAAGAATTTTTAGTGAGTTTATATGAGCCTTGTGTTGCCTATGAATATTTCTTATCATAGATGCCTTAATTTTTCTGACGTATCTTCCGTCTTTGCCCACTATGTACCATTTTCGACCCAGTTGGGCTGAATTCCCCTTTGTAACTGGTGGTATCAGGCTCATGGTTCTTTCtcaccttccttgtctcatGCCGTTGTGGTTCGTTGGTTGGGGAGTCTTAACATCCACCCATCGTGGTAACCTCACATCCTTATCTTATATTTCTTCAAAGGCTTCAAAGTTTCTAAACACTTCAGATAAACCCTTTGGCTCAGAATCTCCTCCCAACCTCTGGAACACATTCTTAGTAGTCTCTTTGTTTATTTCAGCAGCTTGAAGAATACTCATGTGGACGTCTTGTTCTTCTATCTCTTTCCTTCTGACCAACTCTCGACTAATGatgctgatgcgaaaattatcttaacacacaaatttaaccctcttttgacaattgtagtac
This window of the Malus domestica chromosome 03, GDT2T_hap1 genome carries:
- the LOC139194782 gene encoding uncharacterized mitochondrial protein AtMg00810-like; protein product: MNLIGTLEELTRIASHLKSEFEMKDLGKTQYCLSLDIEHCSDGILVHQSNYTQKVLHRLNEDKAKSSSTPMVVRTLDVKRDPFRPKEDDEEILEPEVPYLSVIGTLLYLAQCIRPDTFAVNLLARYSNAPTHRH